Genomic segment of Panicum virgatum strain AP13 chromosome 9N, P.virgatum_v5, whole genome shotgun sequence:
GATGCATTTGTTGAGTGCACGCGCAAAATGATCCCAGATTGTGAGTCAACTGGATCTTTACAGAAGTGCTTCACAGAGTTTTGGGACGGTTCATGCCATCCGTTCTCAAAAAAATCTCGATCCAGGTAAGTTCCATTTTGGTGGAAACTctaggtgttttttttttttgggtttgcttcattgCTTTCAATAATGATTATTTTGTAGTTCAATATTCAAGGCAATAGTTATCCTATTTGTAGTTTCTTGGTGGGAATTACATGGCGGTGCAGCAAAGGACTTGAGCAGAATGGCACTAAGGTTGTTGAGGTTAACATGTAGCTCACTGGCATATGAAGAAAGATGTATCGAGCAGGTAATAAAGAATTAGGCTAGTTTCAAGTATTCATGTGCCAGTTCCTCTTATCATCATCTCATTTGTGTAACTATGAGCTTACTCTTCTTTGATTCCTCTTCAGCTGCATAAAAAGAAGCCATGTTGGATTAAACGTAAGCAATTCGAGGATTCAATGTTTGTGACGGTGAACAGAAGGATACAAGGGAAAGCTCAAATGAGAGAGAGACCCTGTACTTGCATACCTTCCTGATGAAGATGAACCATTTGACTGGCTGGAGGGCATGTTCCGCTTTCATGCGGAACAACTTGAAAATGATGGTTTACGTATGGCACGGGCTAACAGTAGTGAGGAAGCAGGACTGTCTAAGCAAGCGAGGAAACTATTGGACTATGATGAGTATAGTTCATCCGAGGAAGGGTGCGAGGATGATGAAGAACCTCCAAAGCGCTCCATCATTAATAAGGCATCATCCAGTGCTTCATGCTCAAAGCGAGCAAAGAGGCCACGGTCCATCGATGAGTGCGAGGGAAGTGATGGAAACATCAGCTACTAAGTTCTGGTGGTGATGTACGGTCTGTTGACATGTTTTCTGATCCGTAAGCGCTCATAGGATGGAGTCCCTACTGACCTTGGACTTATTGCTCACGTTGGACAGTTGACTGTATACCCTGCATTGGTCTGGATGCTTTTGTCTGTATCATCATGCATGTGATTTGTAGACATCCAGTTTCACATTGAGTGAGCTACTTATTATCTACTTTATCGAGCATGCTTAGTTGGTAATTTCCTGGTGATATCTGAACATTGAAGTGGTGTTCAGACTGGCTTACCATCGAAAGAAACCCGATTTTTGTAACTGTTTCGGTCCTCCGTTCTTCCTGCGGACATCCATGCTCTGCTCTCCTTTTTTTTAGGGAAAAAGACccccaaaaaaagaagaaaggaaacaCCAAAACAAGTTAGGTTCTGAAGTCTCCTACAAGTTGATTTTTGCCATTCAGTCACCTGCAATTTTTATATGGCTTTAGACTTCAGATTACCTTCTCTTCTGACTGCATACCTGGGCGCTTGTGTGGACATTTGACGTGGATAAATCTCACTAGCGCGGACCATTTTGGCTACCAGAGCTTACATCTTGCTTGGGCGGTTGGGCCCATGAGCCCTCTATCTAATCTCCACTTGTTCACCGCTTCTTCACTCTGTAATTGCGACCTTCTCGTTTCACCGCTTCTTCACGTCATGCAATAATAAGTATGACGAATTCAAGGATTGGGAGCGTGTTAGCAGCAGTACACACCAGAAGCAGCTCGTGAATGCAGATGAGCCTTGCTCAGCGACATGACAAAAGGATTCCTCTAGGATGATCATCTCATGGCTATTGGGAACTAATCAATGGTTCTATTTTCTCAACCTTTCTGACTTGCTCCATCGAAACCATGGTTGAAATTCGAAAGGATTGAAAAAGTCAGTCATAATCAGCAATGCCAGGTAGGAGCAATGACGAACACATAGATATTTATCATGAAATAAATTTCCTATAAGCGCccattttgaattttaaaaaggGTAAGTTGATGTTAGAAGTGACGGCGAAACAAACGACGAAGAACAGAAAGACCAAACCGCAGGAAGACACgagatttaacgtggaaaacccctccaatgcgaagggtaaaaaccacgggcgccagccagcaagaacttcactatatcgggtgtttgtgtacaacgcctagcggcggcttacaagagtaATAATGAACTCTGGAACAAACTCTAATCAAGGGTATATGTACCGTACCAGGGGGGCTCTGCCCCCTCCCCCCCGCACCCCCCAGGCGTCCCTGGCTTGGGCTTCTGCGATGGGCCACTTCCTCCTCTGCTGCGCTCCGGCCCAAGCCTCCCGGCGATGGGCCTCCGTTCTGTCGGAAGTTGGCCTTTTTCTTTtacagaatttggatcacataTAATATACTCCACCTTGAGACAAATTCCTTCTTGTAGCATATAAAATCATCACCTGAACAGAACAAAGAACAGAACTTCTGGCGCCAAATAGTCTCTTGGGCTAAGCTGTCAAACCAACTAAGCttgagcaaagctcaaacttagctacaggaactggtttagtcatcatatcagatggattatcatgagtactgatcttgcataccttcagtttaccttgtgaaataacatcacgaacataatgatacttgacatcaatatgctttgtCCTCTCATGAAAtgtaacatcccggatttttTCGGAATATTATAAAGTCTAAAAATGtgaattttcaaaaacttttgtgTGCAAGTGTAAATAGGTAGAAATAATGTAAAGATTTAATTCTCTTCTAACTCAAATCCTAGTAAATTAAagacaaataaaaaataagGATGATATTTTGATAGTGTGCagtatttgaatttatttggatCTTTTGAATCTACTTGTTTAAAAATGTTTGAttgatttttatttgaattgGGTGGAGTTTAGTTTGAATTGAAGCATTCAAACTAAACTCAAAAGGCTAACTATCCCCTAACCTCACCTTGGGCCCAAACCCTTGaaccaacccagcccaagaTCTAAACCTGGCCCGGCCTGACCCACCTTGACCCGGACTGCACGGCCCACAAACCAACCCGCGCGGCCACCAGCCATCCGTCCCAGCTCGCCGCATCGCCCCTCTCCCCACGCCTGCTGTCGCTGACATCCCGGTCCCGCCTGTCAGCCCGCTCCTTCACCCCTTGCCGCTGACAGCCGGCCCTCACCTGTCAGCCGGCGTTGTTCCCCTTTCTCCTTCGCACGGAGGCCGCTCGCTGCCTGCTCTGCTTTTTCTCTCGCGTCGCGCAACGCCGCCCCCGCTCCACGACAGAGGCTCGCAACCGCTGCCGCACCTCGCGCTGCCCGCTCGCGTCACTGTGCCCCCGTCGTCCACCTTTTTCCCTGTTCTGCTTTTCCCCGCCGCGCCGTTCCGCGCCGCGACAACGCGCAGAGCACGTCCTCCGCTGGCCGCCTGCCTGCTAACGCCACCGCCTGCACCCCCGGTCGGCCACCTCCCACGCGCGACTCCAAGCCCGGGTCGAAGATGCCTTGGATGCACGCCACGTACCCCGCGCCGCGAACCGCCACCCGCCGTGCAATCCTCGGCGTTCGTGCCCATCGGAGCCCTAGCAGCCGCCTATAAGAACCACACTGCCGCGGACCCAGACCATAGACACCCAATTAGAGTTTCCCCCTCACGCTGCCGCCGAATTCGGGAAAGGAAGGGagaaaacagaggagggagagaaggaggagtcgccgccgccgggaatcTCTGTCTACCAGCGCCCGTACGTCAACGTCGACGCAGCTGTGCAGCACGGCACTGCTCCGACGTCCTCCTGCACCGCCTCAACGCTGCACCAAGCCCCGTCGTCCACAGGCTCGACggtgagctccgccgccgcacccttCACTCCGCCTTCACTCTGCTCCGGTGAGCCTTGGCCGCCATGGCCGAACCCTAGATGGCCCTAGGACCTCCCTGCCCCCGCAACCATAGCCCACAGACCGCCGCCGTTGTTCTACCCGCGCCACCGAGCCGAGCCCTCTCGGCAAGGCCACGCCGCGACCCTGGAGTGCCAGGAGCCCGCCGACGCGTGCGCTAGCCCGTGTCCGGGCAAGCTAGGGCACCGCCCTTCGGCGTGCCGCGGCGAACCCCGCGTGCATGCCGACCTAGgccaccgcctcgccggcgctAGCCCGATCTAGTATCCTCGCCTAACCACGACGCCGCCCCCGGTCTTCGCCACGCCGCCACCGAAGCTTTGCCTTGACCTTGCCATGAGCAGACCGGCGTGCGCCCCCACACCGGCACCCAGGGCTAGACCTTTGCCTTGCCTTGGCGCCGAGCAAAGCCGCCACCTGATCCTGCTTGCTGCGTCGCCGTCCTTTGGCGCGTCACGGTAAGCCTCGCCGCGCTCGACCCCTCCATGGCCTTCGCCACGGCCGAGCCGAACACAGACGCACAAGCCGGCGCGCCCACGCCCCTGCGCGTGCGCGAGCTACCTGGGCCTGGACAAGCCAAGGCGTCGCCCTTTTTGGCACGCCGCGGCAGACTCTGCTGCCCTGAGCAGCGCCATGGCTGCGCTATTGCCTTGCCATGGTCGCACCCCAACCCAAGGCCGTGCTCTGGGCCTTCACCCGTGCACGCACCACATCGCGCAGCCTTGCCGAGCCGCCGTCACGTccgcgcgcggcgacggccaAGCCGCCCTC
This window contains:
- the LOC120689048 gene encoding uncharacterized protein LOC120689048 → MGYIYGELTNAKMEIALRFENNEEHYLPIWDNIDFRLDAALRTLLHLAGYYLNPFFYYQNKDGIENAEIFRDAFVECTRKMIPDCESTGSLQKCFTEFWDGSCHPFSKKSRSSSIFKAIVILFVVSWWELHGGAAKDLSRMALRLLRLTCSSLAYEERCIEQLHKKKPCWIKHEPFDWLEGMFRFHAEQLENDGLRMARANSSEEAGLSKQARKLLDYDEYSSSEEGCEDDEEPPKRSIINKASSSASCSKRAKRPRSIDECEGSDGNISY